One Salmo salar chromosome ssa01, Ssal_v3.1, whole genome shotgun sequence DNA window includes the following coding sequences:
- the LOC106564195 gene encoding ARF GTPase-activating protein GIT2 isoform X5, with translation MSKRLRNNRDCQVCADCSAPGPCWGSVNRGVLVCDECCSIHRGLGRHSSQVRHLTHTPWPPSQLQMVQTLYSNGSNSIWEHCLLDPSSISSGKRKANPQDRVHPHKMEFIKAKYQMLAYVHRMPCREDDSVTTKDLSKQLHSSVRTGNLETCLRLLSLGAQANFFHPEKGNTPLHVAAKAGQVSQAELLAVYGADPDALDMGGKTPIDYARQAGHQELADRLVEIQYELTDCLAFYLCGRRPDHRNGQHFIIPQMADRNVSLDLSEFAKAAKKKLQSLTNHQFEELAMDVYDEVDRRETDAVWLVTQNHGTLVTDTTVVPFLPVNPEYSSTRNQGRQKLARFNAHEFATLVIDILTDAKRRQRGNSCKSPREDIELILKGISSRHGSDNQDNEDQPDYDSVASDEDPEREPASGKNGKDGRTKSSESSDLSDGPITLHEFMEVKSALTASEAKIQQLLKVNCHLSEELQLMQSKLNSLQTEKSSLRWQTPSGQQHPQDLSGRPPLPGGRPMSMYETGSAMRQYPHRGEPPRRDDSRTVQPLPTNIGRGPLGNASSSLPTFPSSLSWSRDERARRGCSLEGQSRMLESDYDNTPNHTGLEESGMGRNSSWLGDGSTAEQGEDGTEADSTLPCTEDVICKTEQITKNIQELLRAAQENKRESSRPGSLGHFSGLLPCFEGAGRGRTCLYSLVPCSDRAARGCLSNLLPCSESAEEAPASSLQAPPGSGSWYSGLGPCLPGTITVSSVCMLRGGGVCQMQLAGNKEDDVSDSPLECQIQCIRKVFRPLPLFHILLRCSLILKCVK, from the exons ATGTCAAAGCGTCTGCGCAACAACAGAGACTGTCAGGTCTGCGCTGATTGTAGCGCCCCGG gcCCATGTTGGGGCTCAGTGAACAGGGGTGTGCTGGTCTGTGATGAGTGCTGCAGCATCCACCGGGGTCTGGGCCGACACAGTTCCCAAGTCCGACACCTGACCCATACACCATGGCCCCCCTCCCAGCTACAG ATGGTTCAGACATTGTACAGCAATGGGTCCAACTCCATCTGGGAGCACTGCCTTCTGGATCCCTCGTCTATCTCGAGTGGGAAACGCAAGGCCAACCCCCAGGACAGAGTCCA TCCCCATAAAATGGAGTTCATCAAGGCCAAATATCAGATGCTGGCTTATGTCCATCGGATGCCCTGTCGAGAGGATGACAGTGTCACTACGAAGGACCTCAGTAAG CAACTCCACTCCAGTGTTCGGACTGGGAACCTGGAGACGTGCCTGAGACTGTTGTCTTTGGGAGCCCAGGCCAACTTCTTCCACCCG GAAAAAGGAAACACTCCACTGCATGTAGCAGCTAAGGCAGGCCAGGTGTCACAGGCAGAGTTGCTGGCTGTGTATGGGGCGGATCCCGATGCCCTAGACATGGGGGGTAAGACCCCTATTGACTACGCAAG ACAAGCAGGGCACCAGGAGCTGGCAGACAGACTGGTAGAGATCCAGTATGAACTCACTGACTGCCTGGCATTTTACCTCTGTGGGAGAAGGCCAG ATCATAGAAACGGACAGCACTTCATAATTCCACAAATGGCTGACAG AAATGT CAGTCTGGATTTGTCAGAATTTGCAAAAGCTGCAAAGAAAAAACTCCAGTCT CTCACTAACCACCAGTTTGAAGAGCTTGCCATGGACGTTTATGATGAAGTGGACAGAAGAGAAACTGATGCAG TGTGGCTGGTGACTCAGAACCACGGCACCCTGGTAACAGACACAACTGTGGTGCCTTTCCTCCCTGTCAACCCTGAGTACTCATCCACCAGAAACCAG GGCCGGCAGAAACTAGCGAGGTTCAACGCACATGAATTTGCAACACTCGTCATTGATATATTAACTGACGCCAAACGTCGGCAACGGGGGAACTCCTGTAAAAGTCCCAGAG aggACATAGAGCTCATCCTGAAGGGAATCAGCAGCCGTCATGGGAGTGATAACCAGGATAATGAAGACCAGCCAGATTATGACAGTGTGGCGTCTGATGAAGATCCGGAGCGGGAACCAGCCTCTGGGAAGAATGGGAAAGATGGCAGGACCAAG AGCTCAGAGTCGTCGGACTTGTCTGATGGCCCCATCACGTTACATGAGTTCATGGAGGTGAAGAGCGCCCTCACGGCCTCTGAGGCCAAGATACAGCAGCTGCTCAAGGTCAACTGTCACCTGAGTGAGGAGCTCCAGTTGATGCAGAGCAAG CTGAACTCCCTGCAGACTGAGAAGTCCTCCCTGAGATGGCAGACACCCAGTGGCCAGCAGCACCCCCAGGACCTCTCCGGCCGCCCCCCTCTCCCCGGAGGCCGCCCCATGTCCATGTATGAGACGGGCTCGGCCATGAGGCAGTATCCCCACAGGGGCGAGCCTCCTCGCCGTGACGACAGCCGCACCGTCCAGCCCCTCCCTACAAAC ATTGGGAGGGGTCCTTTGGGGAACGCCTCGTCCTCCCTTCctaccttcccctcctccctgtcctggtCGCGGGACGAGCGAGCTCGAAGG GGTTGTAGCCTGGAGGGACAGAGCCGCATGCTGGAGAGTGACTATGACAACACACCAAACCACACAGGACTGGAGGAGTCCGG TATGGGCAGGAACAGCAGTTGGCTGGGGGACGGCAGTACAGCAGAGCAGGGGGAGGATGGGACTGAGGCTGACTCCACCCTGCCCTGCACAGAGGACGTCATCTGTAAGACGGAGCAGATCACCAAGAATATTCAGGAGCTGCTGAGGGCCGCGCAGGAGAACAAACGTGAGAG CTCCAGGCCAGGAAGTCTAGGCCACTTCTCTGGCTTGCTGCCCTGCTTTGAGGGGGCCGGCCGCGGACGGACTTGTCTCTACAGCCTGGTGCCCTGCTCTGACAGGGCTGCCCGGGGCTGTCTATCTAacctgctgccctgttctgagagtGCTGAGGAGGCCCCTGCTTCCTCTCTCCAGGCCCCCCCTGGCTCTGGCTCCTGGTACTCTGGCCTCGGTCCCTGTCTCCCAGGCACTATCACCGTCTCCTCTGTCTGTATGCTGAGGGGCGGGGGCGTGTGTCAAATGCAGCTGGCAGGAAACAAAGAGGACGATGTCTCAGATTCCCCTTTGGAATgccagatacagtgcattcggaaagtattcagaccccttccccttttccacattttgttacgttgcagccttattctaaaatgtgtcAAATAa
- the LOC106564195 gene encoding ARF GTPase-activating protein GIT2 isoform X2 has translation MICYELQIVFYVMPFQTYNMFGSQVTQRSKALHLSARRVTTVPGSNPGCITSGRDWESHTVAHNLPSVSRGPCWGSVNRGVLVCDECCSIHRGLGRHSSQVRHLTHTPWPPSQLQMVQTLYSNGSNSIWEHCLLDPSSISSGKRKANPQDRVHPHKMEFIKAKYQMLAYVHRMPCREDDSVTTKDLSKQLHSSVRTGNLETCLRLLSLGAQANFFHPEKGNTPLHVAAKAGQVSQAELLAVYGADPDALDMGGKTPIDYARQAGHQELADRLVEIQYELTDCLAFYLCGRRPDHRNGQHFIIPQMADSSLDLSEFAKAAKKKLQSLTNHQFEELAMDVYDEVDRRETDAVWLVTQNHGTLVTDTTVVPFLPVNPEYSSTRNQGRQKLARFNAHEFATLVIDILTDAKRRQRGNSCKSPREDIELILKGISSRHGSDNQDNEDQPDYDSVASDEDPEREPASGKNGKDGRTKSSESSDLSDGPITLHEFMEVKSALTASEAKIQQLLKVNCHLSEELQLMQSKLNSLQTEKSSLRWQTPSGQQHPQDLSGRPPLPGGRPMSMYETGSAMRQYPHRGEPPRRDDSRTVQPLPTNIGRGPLGNASSSLPTFPSSLSWSRDERARRGCSLEGQSRMLESDYDNTPNHTGLEESGMGRNSSWLGDGSTAEQGEDGTEADSTLPCTEDVICKTEQITKNIQELLRAAQENKRESSRPGSLGHFSGLLPCFEGAGRGRTCLYSLVPCSDRAARGCLSNLLPCSESAEEAPASSLQAPPGSGSWYSGLGPCLPGTITVSSVCMLRGGGVCQMQLAGNKEDDVSDSPLECQIQCIRKVFRPLPLFHILLRCSLILKCVK, from the exons atgatatgttatgaattacaaatcgTATTTTATGTTATGCCTTTTCAAACATACAATATGTTTGGCTCCCAAGtaacgcagcggtctaaggcactgcatctcagtgcaagacgcgtgactacagtccctggttcgaatccaggctgtatcacatccggccgtgattgggagtcccatacggtggcacacaatttgcccagcgtcagccggg gcCCATGTTGGGGCTCAGTGAACAGGGGTGTGCTGGTCTGTGATGAGTGCTGCAGCATCCACCGGGGTCTGGGCCGACACAGTTCCCAAGTCCGACACCTGACCCATACACCATGGCCCCCCTCCCAGCTACAG ATGGTTCAGACATTGTACAGCAATGGGTCCAACTCCATCTGGGAGCACTGCCTTCTGGATCCCTCGTCTATCTCGAGTGGGAAACGCAAGGCCAACCCCCAGGACAGAGTCCA TCCCCATAAAATGGAGTTCATCAAGGCCAAATATCAGATGCTGGCTTATGTCCATCGGATGCCCTGTCGAGAGGATGACAGTGTCACTACGAAGGACCTCAGTAAG CAACTCCACTCCAGTGTTCGGACTGGGAACCTGGAGACGTGCCTGAGACTGTTGTCTTTGGGAGCCCAGGCCAACTTCTTCCACCCG GAAAAAGGAAACACTCCACTGCATGTAGCAGCTAAGGCAGGCCAGGTGTCACAGGCAGAGTTGCTGGCTGTGTATGGGGCGGATCCCGATGCCCTAGACATGGGGGGTAAGACCCCTATTGACTACGCAAG ACAAGCAGGGCACCAGGAGCTGGCAGACAGACTGGTAGAGATCCAGTATGAACTCACTGACTGCCTGGCATTTTACCTCTGTGGGAGAAGGCCAG ATCATAGAAACGGACAGCACTTCATAATTCCACAAATGGCTGACAG CAGTCTGGATTTGTCAGAATTTGCAAAAGCTGCAAAGAAAAAACTCCAGTCT CTCACTAACCACCAGTTTGAAGAGCTTGCCATGGACGTTTATGATGAAGTGGACAGAAGAGAAACTGATGCAG TGTGGCTGGTGACTCAGAACCACGGCACCCTGGTAACAGACACAACTGTGGTGCCTTTCCTCCCTGTCAACCCTGAGTACTCATCCACCAGAAACCAG GGCCGGCAGAAACTAGCGAGGTTCAACGCACATGAATTTGCAACACTCGTCATTGATATATTAACTGACGCCAAACGTCGGCAACGGGGGAACTCCTGTAAAAGTCCCAGAG aggACATAGAGCTCATCCTGAAGGGAATCAGCAGCCGTCATGGGAGTGATAACCAGGATAATGAAGACCAGCCAGATTATGACAGTGTGGCGTCTGATGAAGATCCGGAGCGGGAACCAGCCTCTGGGAAGAATGGGAAAGATGGCAGGACCAAG AGCTCAGAGTCGTCGGACTTGTCTGATGGCCCCATCACGTTACATGAGTTCATGGAGGTGAAGAGCGCCCTCACGGCCTCTGAGGCCAAGATACAGCAGCTGCTCAAGGTCAACTGTCACCTGAGTGAGGAGCTCCAGTTGATGCAGAGCAAG CTGAACTCCCTGCAGACTGAGAAGTCCTCCCTGAGATGGCAGACACCCAGTGGCCAGCAGCACCCCCAGGACCTCTCCGGCCGCCCCCCTCTCCCCGGAGGCCGCCCCATGTCCATGTATGAGACGGGCTCGGCCATGAGGCAGTATCCCCACAGGGGCGAGCCTCCTCGCCGTGACGACAGCCGCACCGTCCAGCCCCTCCCTACAAAC ATTGGGAGGGGTCCTTTGGGGAACGCCTCGTCCTCCCTTCctaccttcccctcctccctgtcctggtCGCGGGACGAGCGAGCTCGAAGG GGTTGTAGCCTGGAGGGACAGAGCCGCATGCTGGAGAGTGACTATGACAACACACCAAACCACACAGGACTGGAGGAGTCCGG TATGGGCAGGAACAGCAGTTGGCTGGGGGACGGCAGTACAGCAGAGCAGGGGGAGGATGGGACTGAGGCTGACTCCACCCTGCCCTGCACAGAGGACGTCATCTGTAAGACGGAGCAGATCACCAAGAATATTCAGGAGCTGCTGAGGGCCGCGCAGGAGAACAAACGTGAGAG CTCCAGGCCAGGAAGTCTAGGCCACTTCTCTGGCTTGCTGCCCTGCTTTGAGGGGGCCGGCCGCGGACGGACTTGTCTCTACAGCCTGGTGCCCTGCTCTGACAGGGCTGCCCGGGGCTGTCTATCTAacctgctgccctgttctgagagtGCTGAGGAGGCCCCTGCTTCCTCTCTCCAGGCCCCCCCTGGCTCTGGCTCCTGGTACTCTGGCCTCGGTCCCTGTCTCCCAGGCACTATCACCGTCTCCTCTGTCTGTATGCTGAGGGGCGGGGGCGTGTGTCAAATGCAGCTGGCAGGAAACAAAGAGGACGATGTCTCAGATTCCCCTTTGGAATgccagatacagtgcattcggaaagtattcagaccccttccccttttccacattttgttacgttgcagccttattctaaaatgtgtcAAATAa
- the LOC106564195 gene encoding ARF GTPase-activating protein GIT2 isoform X6, producing MSKRLRNNRDCQVCADCSAPGPCWGSVNRGVLVCDECCSIHRGLGRHSSQVRHLTHTPWPPSQLQMVQTLYSNGSNSIWEHCLLDPSSISSGKRKANPQDRVHPHKMEFIKAKYQMLAYVHRMPCREDDSVTTKDLSKQLHSSVRTGNLETCLRLLSLGAQANFFHPEKGNTPLHVAAKAGQVSQAELLAVYGADPDALDMGGKTPIDYARQAGHQELADRLVEIQYELTDCLAFYLCGRRPDHRNGQHFIIPQMADSSLDLSEFAKAAKKKLQSLTNHQFEELAMDVYDEVDRRETDAVWLVTQNHGTLVTDTTVVPFLPVNPEYSSTRNQGRQKLARFNAHEFATLVIDILTDAKRRQRGNSCKSPREDIELILKGISSRHGSDNQDNEDQPDYDSVASDEDPEREPASGKNGKDGRTKSSESSDLSDGPITLHEFMEVKSALTASEAKIQQLLKVNCHLSEELQLMQSKLNSLQTEKSSLRWQTPSGQQHPQDLSGRPPLPGGRPMSMYETGSAMRQYPHRGEPPRRDDSRTVQPLPTNIGRGPLGNASSSLPTFPSSLSWSRDERARRGCSLEGQSRMLESDYDNTPNHTGLEESGMGRNSSWLGDGSTAEQGEDGTEADSTLPCTEDVICKTEQITKNIQELLRAAQENKRESSRPGSLGHFSGLLPCFEGAGRGRTCLYSLVPCSDRAARGCLSNLLPCSESAEEAPASSLQAPPGSGSWYSGLGPCLPGTITVSSVCMLRGGGVCQMQLAGNKEDDVSDSPLECQIQCIRKVFRPLPLFHILLRCSLILKCVK from the exons ATGTCAAAGCGTCTGCGCAACAACAGAGACTGTCAGGTCTGCGCTGATTGTAGCGCCCCGG gcCCATGTTGGGGCTCAGTGAACAGGGGTGTGCTGGTCTGTGATGAGTGCTGCAGCATCCACCGGGGTCTGGGCCGACACAGTTCCCAAGTCCGACACCTGACCCATACACCATGGCCCCCCTCCCAGCTACAG ATGGTTCAGACATTGTACAGCAATGGGTCCAACTCCATCTGGGAGCACTGCCTTCTGGATCCCTCGTCTATCTCGAGTGGGAAACGCAAGGCCAACCCCCAGGACAGAGTCCA TCCCCATAAAATGGAGTTCATCAAGGCCAAATATCAGATGCTGGCTTATGTCCATCGGATGCCCTGTCGAGAGGATGACAGTGTCACTACGAAGGACCTCAGTAAG CAACTCCACTCCAGTGTTCGGACTGGGAACCTGGAGACGTGCCTGAGACTGTTGTCTTTGGGAGCCCAGGCCAACTTCTTCCACCCG GAAAAAGGAAACACTCCACTGCATGTAGCAGCTAAGGCAGGCCAGGTGTCACAGGCAGAGTTGCTGGCTGTGTATGGGGCGGATCCCGATGCCCTAGACATGGGGGGTAAGACCCCTATTGACTACGCAAG ACAAGCAGGGCACCAGGAGCTGGCAGACAGACTGGTAGAGATCCAGTATGAACTCACTGACTGCCTGGCATTTTACCTCTGTGGGAGAAGGCCAG ATCATAGAAACGGACAGCACTTCATAATTCCACAAATGGCTGACAG CAGTCTGGATTTGTCAGAATTTGCAAAAGCTGCAAAGAAAAAACTCCAGTCT CTCACTAACCACCAGTTTGAAGAGCTTGCCATGGACGTTTATGATGAAGTGGACAGAAGAGAAACTGATGCAG TGTGGCTGGTGACTCAGAACCACGGCACCCTGGTAACAGACACAACTGTGGTGCCTTTCCTCCCTGTCAACCCTGAGTACTCATCCACCAGAAACCAG GGCCGGCAGAAACTAGCGAGGTTCAACGCACATGAATTTGCAACACTCGTCATTGATATATTAACTGACGCCAAACGTCGGCAACGGGGGAACTCCTGTAAAAGTCCCAGAG aggACATAGAGCTCATCCTGAAGGGAATCAGCAGCCGTCATGGGAGTGATAACCAGGATAATGAAGACCAGCCAGATTATGACAGTGTGGCGTCTGATGAAGATCCGGAGCGGGAACCAGCCTCTGGGAAGAATGGGAAAGATGGCAGGACCAAG AGCTCAGAGTCGTCGGACTTGTCTGATGGCCCCATCACGTTACATGAGTTCATGGAGGTGAAGAGCGCCCTCACGGCCTCTGAGGCCAAGATACAGCAGCTGCTCAAGGTCAACTGTCACCTGAGTGAGGAGCTCCAGTTGATGCAGAGCAAG CTGAACTCCCTGCAGACTGAGAAGTCCTCCCTGAGATGGCAGACACCCAGTGGCCAGCAGCACCCCCAGGACCTCTCCGGCCGCCCCCCTCTCCCCGGAGGCCGCCCCATGTCCATGTATGAGACGGGCTCGGCCATGAGGCAGTATCCCCACAGGGGCGAGCCTCCTCGCCGTGACGACAGCCGCACCGTCCAGCCCCTCCCTACAAAC ATTGGGAGGGGTCCTTTGGGGAACGCCTCGTCCTCCCTTCctaccttcccctcctccctgtcctggtCGCGGGACGAGCGAGCTCGAAGG GGTTGTAGCCTGGAGGGACAGAGCCGCATGCTGGAGAGTGACTATGACAACACACCAAACCACACAGGACTGGAGGAGTCCGG TATGGGCAGGAACAGCAGTTGGCTGGGGGACGGCAGTACAGCAGAGCAGGGGGAGGATGGGACTGAGGCTGACTCCACCCTGCCCTGCACAGAGGACGTCATCTGTAAGACGGAGCAGATCACCAAGAATATTCAGGAGCTGCTGAGGGCCGCGCAGGAGAACAAACGTGAGAG CTCCAGGCCAGGAAGTCTAGGCCACTTCTCTGGCTTGCTGCCCTGCTTTGAGGGGGCCGGCCGCGGACGGACTTGTCTCTACAGCCTGGTGCCCTGCTCTGACAGGGCTGCCCGGGGCTGTCTATCTAacctgctgccctgttctgagagtGCTGAGGAGGCCCCTGCTTCCTCTCTCCAGGCCCCCCCTGGCTCTGGCTCCTGGTACTCTGGCCTCGGTCCCTGTCTCCCAGGCACTATCACCGTCTCCTCTGTCTGTATGCTGAGGGGCGGGGGCGTGTGTCAAATGCAGCTGGCAGGAAACAAAGAGGACGATGTCTCAGATTCCCCTTTGGAATgccagatacagtgcattcggaaagtattcagaccccttccccttttccacattttgttacgttgcagccttattctaaaatgtgtcAAATAa
- the LOC106564195 gene encoding ARF GTPase-activating protein GIT2 isoform X8, with protein MSKRLRNNRDCQVCADCSAPGPCWGSVNRGVLVCDECCSIHRGLGRHSSQVRHLTHTPWPPSQLQMVQTLYSNGSNSIWEHCLLDPSSISSGKRKANPQDRVHPHKMEFIKAKYQMLAYVHRMPCREDDSVTTKDLSKQLHSSVRTGNLETCLRLLSLGAQANFFHPEKGNTPLHVAAKAGQVSQAELLAVYGADPDALDMGGKTPIDYARQAGHQELADRLVEIQYELTDCLAFYLCGRRPDHRNGQHFIIPQMADSSLDLSEFAKAAKKKLQSLTNHQFEELAMDVYDEVDRRETDAVWLVTQNHGTLVTDTTVVPFLPVNPEYSSTRNQGRQKLARFNAHEFATLVIDILTDAKRRQRGNSCKSPREDIELILKGISSRHGSDNQDNEDQPDYDSVASDEDPEREPASGKNGKDGRTKSSESSDLSDGPITLHEFMEVKSALTASEAKIQQLLKVNCHLSEELQLMQSKLNSLQTEKSSLRWQTPSGQQHPQDLSGRPPLPGGRPMSMYETGSAMRQYPHRGEPPRRDDSRTVQPLPTNGCSLEGQSRMLESDYDNTPNHTGLEESGMGRNSSWLGDGSTAEQGEDGTEADSTLPCTEDVICKTEQITKNIQELLRAAQENKRESSRPGSLGHFSGLLPCFEGAGRGRTCLYSLVPCSDRAARGCLSNLLPCSESAEEAPASSLQAPPGSGSWYSGLGPCLPGTITVSSVCMLRGGGVCQMQLAGNKEDDVSDSPLECQIQCIRKVFRPLPLFHILLRCSLILKCVK; from the exons ATGTCAAAGCGTCTGCGCAACAACAGAGACTGTCAGGTCTGCGCTGATTGTAGCGCCCCGG gcCCATGTTGGGGCTCAGTGAACAGGGGTGTGCTGGTCTGTGATGAGTGCTGCAGCATCCACCGGGGTCTGGGCCGACACAGTTCCCAAGTCCGACACCTGACCCATACACCATGGCCCCCCTCCCAGCTACAG ATGGTTCAGACATTGTACAGCAATGGGTCCAACTCCATCTGGGAGCACTGCCTTCTGGATCCCTCGTCTATCTCGAGTGGGAAACGCAAGGCCAACCCCCAGGACAGAGTCCA TCCCCATAAAATGGAGTTCATCAAGGCCAAATATCAGATGCTGGCTTATGTCCATCGGATGCCCTGTCGAGAGGATGACAGTGTCACTACGAAGGACCTCAGTAAG CAACTCCACTCCAGTGTTCGGACTGGGAACCTGGAGACGTGCCTGAGACTGTTGTCTTTGGGAGCCCAGGCCAACTTCTTCCACCCG GAAAAAGGAAACACTCCACTGCATGTAGCAGCTAAGGCAGGCCAGGTGTCACAGGCAGAGTTGCTGGCTGTGTATGGGGCGGATCCCGATGCCCTAGACATGGGGGGTAAGACCCCTATTGACTACGCAAG ACAAGCAGGGCACCAGGAGCTGGCAGACAGACTGGTAGAGATCCAGTATGAACTCACTGACTGCCTGGCATTTTACCTCTGTGGGAGAAGGCCAG ATCATAGAAACGGACAGCACTTCATAATTCCACAAATGGCTGACAG CAGTCTGGATTTGTCAGAATTTGCAAAAGCTGCAAAGAAAAAACTCCAGTCT CTCACTAACCACCAGTTTGAAGAGCTTGCCATGGACGTTTATGATGAAGTGGACAGAAGAGAAACTGATGCAG TGTGGCTGGTGACTCAGAACCACGGCACCCTGGTAACAGACACAACTGTGGTGCCTTTCCTCCCTGTCAACCCTGAGTACTCATCCACCAGAAACCAG GGCCGGCAGAAACTAGCGAGGTTCAACGCACATGAATTTGCAACACTCGTCATTGATATATTAACTGACGCCAAACGTCGGCAACGGGGGAACTCCTGTAAAAGTCCCAGAG aggACATAGAGCTCATCCTGAAGGGAATCAGCAGCCGTCATGGGAGTGATAACCAGGATAATGAAGACCAGCCAGATTATGACAGTGTGGCGTCTGATGAAGATCCGGAGCGGGAACCAGCCTCTGGGAAGAATGGGAAAGATGGCAGGACCAAG AGCTCAGAGTCGTCGGACTTGTCTGATGGCCCCATCACGTTACATGAGTTCATGGAGGTGAAGAGCGCCCTCACGGCCTCTGAGGCCAAGATACAGCAGCTGCTCAAGGTCAACTGTCACCTGAGTGAGGAGCTCCAGTTGATGCAGAGCAAG CTGAACTCCCTGCAGACTGAGAAGTCCTCCCTGAGATGGCAGACACCCAGTGGCCAGCAGCACCCCCAGGACCTCTCCGGCCGCCCCCCTCTCCCCGGAGGCCGCCCCATGTCCATGTATGAGACGGGCTCGGCCATGAGGCAGTATCCCCACAGGGGCGAGCCTCCTCGCCGTGACGACAGCCGCACCGTCCAGCCCCTCCCTACAAAC GGTTGTAGCCTGGAGGGACAGAGCCGCATGCTGGAGAGTGACTATGACAACACACCAAACCACACAGGACTGGAGGAGTCCGG TATGGGCAGGAACAGCAGTTGGCTGGGGGACGGCAGTACAGCAGAGCAGGGGGAGGATGGGACTGAGGCTGACTCCACCCTGCCCTGCACAGAGGACGTCATCTGTAAGACGGAGCAGATCACCAAGAATATTCAGGAGCTGCTGAGGGCCGCGCAGGAGAACAAACGTGAGAG CTCCAGGCCAGGAAGTCTAGGCCACTTCTCTGGCTTGCTGCCCTGCTTTGAGGGGGCCGGCCGCGGACGGACTTGTCTCTACAGCCTGGTGCCCTGCTCTGACAGGGCTGCCCGGGGCTGTCTATCTAacctgctgccctgttctgagagtGCTGAGGAGGCCCCTGCTTCCTCTCTCCAGGCCCCCCCTGGCTCTGGCTCCTGGTACTCTGGCCTCGGTCCCTGTCTCCCAGGCACTATCACCGTCTCCTCTGTCTGTATGCTGAGGGGCGGGGGCGTGTGTCAAATGCAGCTGGCAGGAAACAAAGAGGACGATGTCTCAGATTCCCCTTTGGAATgccagatacagtgcattcggaaagtattcagaccccttccccttttccacattttgttacgttgcagccttattctaaaatgtgtcAAATAa